The proteins below come from a single Mus musculus strain C57BL/6J chromosome 5, GRCm38.p6 C57BL/6J genomic window:
- the Zfp644 gene encoding zinc finger protein 644 isoform X5: MLISQNLAIDCKQKKSRSRSGSKKKMLTLPHGADEVYILRCRFCGLVFRGPLSVQEDWIKHLQRHIVNANLPRTGAGMVEVTSLLKKPASITETSFSLLMAEAAS, encoded by the exons CCATAGATTGTAAGCAGAAGAAATCAAGGTCAAGATCTGGAAGCAAGAAGAAAATGCTAACGTTGCCTCATGGTGCTGACGAGGTTTACATTCTCCGATGCAG GTTTTGTGGCCTAGTCTTTCGGGGACCATTGTCTGTTCAGGAAGACTGGATTAAGCACTTACAGCGTCACATTGTAAACGCTAATCTTCCACGGACTGGAGCTGGCATGGTGGAAGTCACATCACTACTTAAAAAGCCTGCCTCTATCACAGAAACGTCGTTTTCTTTACTAATGGCAGAAGCAGCATCATAG
- the Zfp644 gene encoding zinc finger protein 644 isoform X6 — MAAIDCKQKKSRSRSGSKKKMLTLPHGADEVYILRCRFCGLVFRGPLSVQEDWIKHLQRHIVNANLPRTGAGMVEVTSLLKKPASITETSFSLLMAEAAS, encoded by the exons CCATAGATTGTAAGCAGAAGAAATCAAGGTCAAGATCTGGAAGCAAGAAGAAAATGCTAACGTTGCCTCATGGTGCTGACGAGGTTTACATTCTCCGATGCAG GTTTTGTGGCCTAGTCTTTCGGGGACCATTGTCTGTTCAGGAAGACTGGATTAAGCACTTACAGCGTCACATTGTAAACGCTAATCTTCCACGGACTGGAGCTGGCATGGTGGAAGTCACATCACTACTTAAAAAGCCTGCCTCTATCACAGAAACGTCGTTTTCTTTACTAATGGCAGAAGCAGCATCATAG